The Larus michahellis chromosome 2, bLarMic1.1, whole genome shotgun sequence genome window below encodes:
- the STMN2 gene encoding stathmin-2 codes for MAKTAMAYKEKMKELSMLSLICSCFYPEPRNMNIYKYDDMEVKQINKRASGQAFELILKPPSPISEAPRTLASPKKKELSLEEIQKKLEAAEERRKSQEAQVLKHLAEKREHEREVLQKALEENNNFSKMAEEKLILKMEQIKENREANLAALIERLQEKERHAAEVRRNKELQVELSG; via the exons CTTACAAGGAAAAGATGAAGGAGCTTTCCATGCTCTCTCTGATCTGCTCCTGTTTTTACCCTGAACCTCGCAACATGAACATCTATAAATATGATG ACATGGAAGTGAAACAAATCAACAAACGTGCCTCGGGCCAGGCCTTTGAACTGATCCTAAAGCCGCCATCTCCCATCTCGGAAGCACCACGAACTTTAGCTTCTCCAAAGAAGAAAGAACTCTCTCTTGAGGAGATCCAGAAAAAGCTGGAggctgcagaggagaggagaaag TCCCAGGAGGCCCAGGTGCTGAAACATCTGGCAGAGAAGAGAGAACATGAGCGAGAAGTGCTTCAAAAGGCTTTGGAGGAGAACAACAACTTCAGCAAAATGGCAGAGGAAAAGCTGATACTGAAAATGGAACAGATCAAAGAAAACCGTGAAGCTAATTTAGCTGCTCTTATTGAACGTCTCCAAGAAAAG GAGAGGCATGCTGCAGAGGTCCGTAGAAACAAGGAGCTCCAGGTGGAACTGTCTGGCTGA